The genomic DNA tattacaaatgttaaaaaatatatggatgtatgagaatatatatatatatatagatgtaaagtaaatatgaaatttattataaaaaaccaattataaaaatatttagaaaaaaatatgagtgatatattattattaaaagaaataaaaagacaaaacagtaataattataatattgaatttgTGAAAGAATAAAGTTGGATTTGatagagtaaaattttaatcctaaaaccaaacaagccttCAAGGCTTGCGACCACTCTCCCAAACACTAGCACGCTCGTGACCACTCTCGCCCCATGGCTCGATAGTCCCCAACGGCCCCGATTTGGCCAAGCTCATTCACACGGTCCGGCTACTAATGACTTCTCCtcgggagaaaaaaaattaacataatcattaattACCACGTAGTTTATACGATAGAGCTCCCACCGgttaataacatatatatagaagtgGTTTTTTTTCGGTGGGCCTTGTAGAAGTCTGACTTAGATCTTCCCACCACGTAAGTCACCCGTGTCACCGGTCTCGCCATTTATCTGACTCGAAATGCTTACTTACACCACAAGCAAGAGGGGCAAATACGTCATTCCACTTTGGTCAACCAAGAACCAACCACACTAAGTCGTAATACACTCAACTCCTTCCCACAAGTTGCCAACTTGAGACGGACTCTTAATAACTGCCTATAAAACGTTCAACTCCTAAATCCCCTCAcagttttatttcttttctaatcTCTCTCCAATCTCTGCTTGCTTGCCTTATTTACCTAAGCTAAGCTAAGTATTGGAGCTAGCTAGGGTTTCTTTCAAGAAACAACTGTCCTGGCCGACTAAAAGAGTTGCCGATGAAGAGATCCATAGGTGAAACCGAGTTTATCGATAGCATCTCGATGGCCAACTGCTTGATATCGCTGTCACGAGGCCCCGATGTGGACCTGGCTGAGGGGGACTTGTCTCCTGGCCGGGTCTTCGAGTGCAAGACCTGCAACCGCCAGTTCCCTTCGTTCCAGGCCTTGGGGGGACACAGGGCTAGCCACAAGAAGCCGAGGCTGAACCCTCCTGAGGACCAGGAGACCGCTGGGCCTGGATCACCCATGAAGCCCAAGACCCATGAGTGCTCCGTGTGCGGGCTTGAGTTCGCGATTGGGCAAGCCCTGGGAGGCCACATGAGGAGGCACAGATTGAACATGAATGACCATCACCCGCACGAGGCGACCCTGAGCACGGCTCTCAGCCTCCTCCCTCCACCACCATTGACAGCTCGGCATGTGGGACCGGTCGTGAAGAAGTCGAATGGCCAGAGGGTCCTGTGCTTGGATTTGAACTTGACTCCATCGCAGAATGATACGAACTTTAGGCTTGGGAAGGCTGCAGCACCCGCTCTTGATTGTTTCCTATGATATATGTGCACatatcacacacacacacacacacacacatacatacgTCTTGTATTTCTCCTGATAGTGAATAtagggaaatttttttatctatatttttgTTTCGTTTCAATACATAAATACATGATGTTCATTAATTAGAAGAACGACAGGCCAATTCTTGATATTTTATTCTGCTTCACAAATACTCAGTTCCAGTTTGGCTTGCCTTGTTGATCGTATGATGGGCGGGTTAATTTTCTTCTAAGTATATCCTAGTTTCGATATCAAATATGCAATAACTAGCTGTCAATCAGGACGCAATTCAATCATTTTCGGTTAGATATGTTTACTTCAACTAATTCACAATAGTTATTagctacccaaaaaaaaaatcacagtATAGTATTTTGTTGGAAATGGTCCTATAAGAGGAGCAATATTaattgattgaaaatgataACAATTCCATATGGTTTAAATTGAGTATATGGAAAACCTTAATTTGGAATAAGTCGTGGATCGAGTCTAATCGTTCCATGCACGATCAGAGAAAACATCTATGGCCATTAACTCAACaaacataataataatgagGGAAAATTACACATTTAGTCCTCTACTTTTACTCACTTTTTATTTCAtccttttcttaattttttttctattttcatcctaTACCttacattacttttttataatcaTCCTTCGGTTAACTTCTCCATTAACTTTGCTGAGTTGGCTTCACATGGGTTCTCCATCGGTGACACATTAGATACTTCGATTTGCTCCACTTTAACCAGATCGAGCAATTGGTAGTGTTAGAATGAAATTGGTTCAAATAtagctctctctttttttttgtagatgGATGGGGCGTAATCCCGAAAAAATTAGCAGCTTAACTCATGACATTTCATCTCTGTAaagaatttatattaaatccaaaatataaaaaaatgttatcagaaaaatgaaagtgagaaaaggaaaaaaaaaagatgaacaaAGATCcataaacaaagaaaaaagaatattatgaACAACAACTCTTCCTCTTCGTCATTCAGTTTAAGCAAATCAATTTCTCAAATCCAAGAAAAGcctaattaaaatcaacttAGACACCTATCAAATTAACAAAAACCTAATTTAATCGTGCAAATCCCCAATTTCACTGCATTCTTCTTTCACTGCCTAGTGTTGTTTTATTGAAGCATATTCATTCCATAGATGAATGAGTTCCATGAAGATTTgtcaaattataaaattcgAATCTACACCCTCTATTCAGTCTTTATCATATTCATCTCGTTCGCTCATATgtcatatatttcttccttgTTATTTATCAATTTGGGCCTTTTTCCAATATgagttatataaattttcgAACGCTCTATTTTAGATCTCAGATGATAAATAATGTTGAGTGAAGGCGAACATAGTAAAGTTGGATTCGTTTGTTACTTTGGCTTGGTTCCGggaggaagagaaagaagTAATATTGTGATGTTGTTCATATTCTTCTTtgttctttctattttttatctttattttttaacgtttttggattttttattttcaataaaataaaaatgtgttGATGTGTCATTTATGTTgcatccacaaagatccaatTCAGCATTTTAAATGGAATAGTTAATGGAAGGATGAAAACAGATAAACAATGAATGGTATaggacaaaaatagaaaagaaaatagaaaatggacgaaaatggaaaagtaaGTAAAAGTAAAGGACTAAATGtgtaatttttctaataataaaaataaaaataatgactGCTTGCGGAGttcaaataaatttttgttAGTAATTGAtactaataaatataattattgcaGAATATTAAGTACTAATTTGAATGAGTGATTAATATGATCGAAAAGAAATATGTGCTATAAAAGATCACCACCTATGAAGTCCACTGAATATTTGTAATGCAACATTTGGATCGACGAATTTGAAGGGAACGGGACCTTCCAAATCCTCTCGCTAtttgaattgagaaatttAATTTGTTGTGTGTCTCTCCGTATAGATTAGGGAGAAATAcgtaattttcatatattaatatatgaacACCAAAGGAcctatccc from Punica granatum isolate Tunisia-2019 chromosome 2, ASM765513v2, whole genome shotgun sequence includes the following:
- the LOC116194586 gene encoding zinc finger protein ZAT12-like; this encodes MKRSIGETEFIDSISMANCLISLSRGPDVDLAEGDLSPGRVFECKTCNRQFPSFQALGGHRASHKKPRLNPPEDQETAGPGSPMKPKTHECSVCGLEFAIGQALGGHMRRHRLNMNDHHPHEATLSTALSLLPPPPLTARHVGPVVKKSNGQRVLCLDLNLTPSQNDTNFRLGKAAAPALDCFL